The Ischnura elegans chromosome 9, ioIscEleg1.1, whole genome shotgun sequence genome includes the window ccattccttctgctggtgagtggtgagctgccccagtgccatctattggttactcttgtgggccaaagcaaagggagtttactgtatataaacccccgccgaaatcatggtaaatctaagcgtcctggtagcgcaactggtagagcacctggccggcaaccaggaggttctgggttcgagtcccagtcaggccgcatttttaccctctgatttctggctttttccatctaccacagcaccgttgtccttgtcctttttctattccatgttcctttccctttctttccttacctgtgaatttatatgcatatttgcgcttaaggcgtcgtgtgaatgaatgaagtagtgtatcggccatattggcttatttcacttgggctcagcgtgccccgaaacgcatgttcctgtctctttcctgctatcgtgtgagtgtgtatctttcctttcatccttgtgtcctcgtccattccttctgctggtgagtggtgagctgccccagtgccatctattggttactcttgtgggccaaagcaaagggagtttactgtatataaacccccgccgaaatcatggtaaatctaagcgtcctggtagcgcaactggtagagcacctggccggcaaccaggaggttctgggttcgagtcccagtcaggccgcatttttaccctctgatttctggctttttccatctaccacagcaccgttgtccttgtcctttttctattccatgttcctttccctttctttccttacctgtgaatttatatgcatatatatatatatatatatatatatataaataacggataaaaacactaataaaaaacataggaacacatagaaaaggacactcacaaagaagcttgcaaacgtttcagcgggttgacccgctatcgtcagtgctgaaggtgaactgctgcaggcggatcctccagaagctctccttggtggagtagtgggggtggaagaaggggaaggggagaagggggggtagggtttgctttgactattagtgggcaatgtttagcccgggcgtttcgaacgccttttcaacccaaatatgtgccatttccctcgttctcacctcgatgatggttgcgttttctggcagaatttcaatgatggttagggaaaaacatttatcgaaggaactattgtgtgaggcggtgtgaatggggacgggttcatgaaaggggggggttttgcaggagtgtctgtggttgttcattcggatggatatgggtgtggtgcattctcctatgtagtacgaggggcaaaaattacaaagtagcttgtagacagcgttgaaggaagtacaagacggtatggaggaggatctattgatgacaggtgaagtggtggggcgtagcagagggcagcacttgcaacgagggcgtttgcatggagtaagggaggagagtggggggagtgtgtgtcggaggagggggcgggtggattttaaaatattacctaagttaggtgctcttctgtaggcaatggaggggcaggatggaagaagagcagctgtggttttgtttttgctgatgatggggtacagatcttttaatatttttttaattttttgagagccagggaagaatgtggtggtgagattgagttttctggtttgttcttttttggtgcgtggggtgtactgttcggagggagagagtattttctttttaagcagggattctggatactctcgtttgaggagagcatggtggaggttctgtgtggctctttgaagagatggtgaattgttgcagatgcgatgggcgcggactgagagggagtaggggattgcgtgtttggtgtgaggtggatggcaactggtgtagtgtaggtattgttcatggttggtgggttttttgtggatggaggtgctgaaggtattgttttcaaggtggatgtttatgtcaaggaaggtaagggaggaggcagaaattgatgaagtgaaagaaacggatgaggtggagttgagggatgcaatgaaagtgtcaagcgaatcacgcccatgggcccataataagaaaatgtcgtcgatgaatcggacccacaggagagggttgagggtttgggaatttagaaAGGAGCTTTCCAGGTggcccatgtagaggtttgcataggctggggccattctggttcccatcgggactcctcgcttttgtaggtagatggtgtcgttgaaattgaaggcgtttttgttaaGAATTAGTTCGGTTaattggatgatgaagttggtggagggagagtgaggctgagggcgttgggcaagaaaatggttgagggcattgaggccttcttggtggggaatagaagtatagagtgaaacgacgtcaattgtcgccattaggagattggtaccggtagggataggggttgagttaagtatgcttaggaaatgataggagtcttttatgaaggatggaagggtggtgacaagaggttgcaagtagtgatctagaagggctgatattctttcggttggggaattgcggctagacacaatggggcggcctgggttattgggtttgtgtattttggggagaagatagaattgtggagtgttgaaatcagCAGGTGAGAGAAGATTAATGTCGGAGGGGCTgagtccttctgcggggccaaaattttttaggaaggagaggatttctttctgaaattGCGGGTTGGGATCATtagggaggggagaataggaagtcgggtcgttcagttgTCTTAAACCTTCCTCCACATATTTATCTTTGTCAagaacgactaccgttgagcccttatccgctgaggttatgatgatgtctttgttggtggagagatttcttaaggcctggaattccaggcgtgtgagatttttaggtggggtgagagaatggaggaaattggGATCACTGATTCTGTTGAGAAAAAGTTTAATGAATATCTCTACGGGATGGTTTGCATGAAGTGGTTTAGGTTCTCGTACAGACGGTGGGGCGAATTGGGCCAGTGGGTGAAGAGTGTCGtggttggaagatgtgttttgttgggactgccagaatgctttccaACGCAGGTTCCGGCAAAAATTCAGGGCGTCCGTCACAAGGCTCACGTGGTTAACTttcggcgtgggtgaaaaagaTAATCCTTTACTGAGGACTGCCCGCTCGTTGGCGTCGAGGACATGCGAAGAAAGATTCACTACATTGTCTTGGGGGGAAGGGTTCGTTGCATTGTCTGCCTCGTTTTCGCACTGCGTGTATGGAGGCGGTCGCGATGGGGGGCGGGGGTTGGGTGGTGCCGGAAAGTCCATTGGTGGGAGGGGGAGTTTGAGTATTGTGGCCAGGTCAGGTTTGTAAAGGAAGAGAGGCGGAggagtgggtgggggtgggggtgcAAGACCCGTTAGGGGGAGTTGAAGGCCGGCACGAAGAAATGAAGTGCACAGATTCGACAATTTGTGTAGATGTTTGGCGCGTCTCCGGGAAAGATGTCGCCGGGCGGAAGAAAGGATttgattaaccctttcgcgccgaatcccgcacctgtgcggtgcggatttttttgcctgaacaacgaatgccacacctgtgcggcgagaaCTTTCTTACCATAATGAACGAATGCCGCATATGTGTGGCACAGGTCGagaaaaagtgaccgtggcggacacaatagacctacggacgcggtcgcccctcgagATCCCTCTTAGCGCGAGCCCaatcccttcttcggccgctgaggtcgaccctttcctatcctctcctcGCGGTCAAGTACTCCTATTTGGAgcgtattttccaaaaaaatatttgttgcttacttttgaaattcaatgctagaaatgaattcttctttttttgctgaccaaatggaaatttcaaacgaaattctaacgttaatatcaacggagttatagaacaacagTCGAAGATATGATTGGCGTACGCTGTTGGAAAATTTTGTGGTTCAATTTGTTCGTTGTAGCATTATTCTGTGTTtctcatatttcatttcatttcgagTTCCCGTATTCTAACATATCGCTTTCCCGATTTCTTCAGATTTGGATTTGGGAAAACCTATTGCTTCTCAACCTACATTTTTACCAAAAGCAAGATCGTGGTTACGATTTTTCTAATGGCAAAGTTCCTGGAATTCTTCCTTAGGAATGTTAATTCCATATTTCTTAGAATATGCATCGTAAAAAAGCCATTACTCAGACCCTTTCATTGGTAATCCCTGTGGAGTCTGGCTGGTGGTGTTTTCGAATGACATTTTAGAGCTGGATGGCTAGGTCCCCCGTGGCGTTCCAGATAAGAGACTTTGAATGCACCCATGAAAAGGCACTCCACCTATATACCTTCATAGTGTTGTGCTGCTGTAATAGCTTTTTCGCAGAATTCCTAATGCTCACCGTGGTTTCTCGGTAAACCAAATCTGAAGCACTATAATCTTCCCATTTATGAAGCTCTCAAATGAGTCTTCATGGAGAGGTTACCTTCTCTTAGCCATTTTCTCAGGCAAGCCTTGTGTCTTGTTAGTTATTTGGAAAACCCCGGGTACATCCGTACGTCTGTAAGTGCctatttttattcctcatttttgaGTTGTTTCTCAGTTCATCCTTGGCTCTGAAGCAAGCAGTATCGTCCTGTTGTCCGTATTTCAAATAACTATTTCTGTGTGCGAGGTGGATTCTCTCTTTGCAACAATTTGTGTACGTATTGCATTTCGTCTCATCATGGCTAAGAAAAGGTCTATACCAGATGACTCAATACTGGAGTTTTTGACCAAGAGTGACAGCGAAGATGAAGATTTCGATGCCGATTCCGAAGAGGATGTCTCGGATTGTGAAGAAGAGAGTGCTGAATCGACACATCTGCAGAACATCTCCACTTCATCTTCGAATGACACATCAAATGAGGTGGAAGAGCTTGCCACGAAAAGAAGAAAGACTACCTCCAAAGGCATAGATTGGTTTTCAGGGGACTTCACTCCAAAAATCCACAATTTTGATTCCTCATCCTCTGGCTGTAAGGCGGCATTGTCTGCAAGTTCTCCTATTAGGTCATTCTTTGAAGTTTTCTTCTCCACTGATTTGGTAACCTTAATTTCAGAGGAAACCAATCGCTTTTTTGAGTACACGATGGAGATTTCTTCGGAAGTTACAGTGTCACGAATAAAAACATGGAGATACACTACCCCTGAAGAAATTTATAGCTTTCTCGCCATAACTCTATTGATGCCTCGTGTGAAGAAACTTTCTCTCCACGAATACTGGACCAAGGATATTTTGATGAAGACTCCCATTTTTGGCGATCTGATGACTAGAGATAGATATCTCTCGATCCtgaggatgcttcatttttcggACAACAGGGAGTCGAATCAGGGAGATCGCCTGTTTAAAATCCGTCCCGTGGTAGATCATCTGCGTGCcgcctttaaaaataatttggtgccATTTAAAAACCTGTGCATAGATGAAAGCTTAATGCTTTTTAAGGGACGTCTTTTCTTTAAACAGTTCATTCCGTCTAAAAGAAGTCGATTCGGCATAAAAACATTCGTCATCTGTGACTGCGAAACTGGTTTCATCCTGGATTTTGTTGTTTACACGGGAGCAAAAAGTGACATTGTGGAGCAGCATGCGGACTTAGGCAAATCCGGAGATATTGTGTCCACTCTTATGCATACTTATTTGGATAAAGGCCACACCCTTTACGTGGACAACTGGTATTCCAGCCCGGCATTATTCTGTTGGCTACATGACAGGGCAACAAATGCTTGCGGAACGGTTCGCAGGAGTAGAAGGGATATGCCGAGAATGGAGGAGAAGTTAAAAAAAGGCGAGCTGAGGTTCAGATCATCTGAAAAATTATTAGCATTGAAATGGTGCGACAAAAGAGAGGTGTGGATGTTGTCCACTTGCCACTCAGCCGGAGTCATTGAAACGACAAAGAAAGATAGGCAAACAGGAGTAGTGACGAAGAAACCTGAGTGCATCGTTGACTATAATCGCTTCATGGGGGCTGTCGACAAGGCGGACATGATGCTGAGCTCCATTGAAAGTGTTAGGAAATCCTTAAAGTggtacaaaaagtttttttttccacttgGTTGATATTTCCATGTTAAACTCTTATTCATTGTACAAATtcataacaaaggagaaaattccAATGCAAAAGTTCCATCTCTCCGTGATTCGTGAACTTTTAGAAACATAtcacaagaaacaaaataaatcaagtgccGGAAGAAGATCGAATGAGGAGAATGTTCGAAGATTGAGTGAAAGGCATTTTCCTGACTTTGTTCCTGAGCACCCTTTATCCAAGTTATTGCTTCGGAAAAGATGTGCAGTGTGTAGCAAGCACGGTAAAAGATGTGAGTCACGTTACATGTGCAAGGAGTGCGACGTGGGATTGTGCATGGCTCCATGTTTTAAACTCTATCACACTCAGAAAAACTTTTAATTAGTGAACACTTTTGAGCTAAAAaagatc containing:
- the LOC124165047 gene encoding piggyBac transposable element-derived protein 4-like → MAKKRSIPDDSILEFLTKSDSEDEDFDADSEEDVSDCEEESAESTHLQNISTSSSNDTSNEVEELATKRRKTTSKGIDWFSGDFTPKIHNFDSSSSGCKAALSASSPIRSFFEVFFSTDLVTLISEETNRFFEYTMEISSEVTVSRIKTWRYTTPEEIYSFLAITLLMPRVKKLSLHEYWTKDILMKTPIFGDLMTRDRYLSILRMLHFSDNRESNQGDRLFKIRPVVDHLRAAFKNNLVPFKNLCIDESLMLFKGRLFFKQFIPSKRSRFGIKTFVICDCETGFILDFVVYTGAKSDIVEQHADLGKSGDIVSTLMHTYLDKGHTLYVDNWYSSPALFCWLHDRATNACGTVRRSRRDMPRMEEKLKKGELRFRSSEKLLALKWCDKREVWMLSTCHSAGVIETTKKDRQTGVVTKKPECIVDYNRFMGAVDKADMMLSSIESVRKSLKWYKKFFFPLG